A segment of the Deinococcus radiopugnans ATCC 19172 genome:
CGCCACCTCGGCCAGCGCGGGTTCCGGAACGCGCACCCCGGTGGCCTTGCCGAAATACTCCACGTACTCCTTGAGGCGCTCCGGGCTGTCGCGGGCCGGGTCGACGCTGACCAGCACGGTCTGAAAGCGCTCGCGCTCATCCTCGGGCAGCGCCGCCTTGACCTTGTCCAGGTACGCCAGCGTCAGCGGGCAGATGTTGGGGCAGTGGGTGAAGCCGAAGAACAGCGCCGTGACCTTGTCGCCCTGCCCCGGCACGAAGGCGTAAGGCCGGCCGTCCTGATCGGTGCCGGAAAAACCCGCCGCCGCCGTGTTGCCGCTGTAGGCCGTGCCGTAGAAGGGAAACGGGCTCCGGACGCGGGCGAACAGCCACGCGGCGCCCAGCAGCAGCGCCACGGCCACCACGGCCAGCAGCGCCGAGACGTACCACGGGCGCGGGGCCGGCGCACTCTGGATTTCGGAAGATGCAGGCAGCTCGGTCATACGTTCAGGGCTTCTTGACGGTGGCCTTGAAGGTGAAGGTCCGTCCGTCCGTGGAGGTCAGGGTCAGGGTCAGGGTCTCGTTTACCTTCAGCGCCCGCTTGAGCTTCATCAGCATCAGGTGATCGCCGGTATCGCTCAGAACCAGGCGGCCCCCGGCGGGAATGGTCAGGGTCTCGGTCATGTTCATGCCCTGCATGCCGCCAGACGATTTGGTCGTGACCATCAGCATGCCGTGGTCGGCCACCGTGGTCCGCACGCCGTTCAGGACCACCGGGGTCTTGCCGCTGTTGAGGAGCGTGCCGAAGACGCTGGTTTCCTTGACCATAGGCGGCACGGCCACCACGGTGGCGTTCACGGCCCTGAGCGGCAGCGTGCCGGTGGATTTCTGAACAGTGGATTTCTGGGTGGTGGCACTGGGCTTGGAGGCGCTGTGGGCCGTGTGCTGGGCCAGCGCCGGGAGGCTCAGGATCGTTAGGACGGCCGCGCCGATCAACATTCGGCGGGAGGTCGGGTGGGACATGGGGCAACTCCTTGTGAATGAGGGGGCAGCGGTCAACACGGGCGCCGTCTGCCAGCGACAGGCGCAGTCTAGGCCACGCGTGGGGGCTGAATTGTCCCCCATGTCCCGCCCCTGGTCAGGGTGCTCCGCGGCCGTGGCGCAGCGGGCGGGAATGGGGGGTTAACGCCGTTCTAGCCTGGCCCCGGCACGTCCAGCACCTGGGTGTGGGCGACCGGGATCTCGCCGCGCAGTCCAGCGGCCCCGGCTTCCCGGCGCAGATCGTCCATGTTCATCCGGTTGCGTCCAGCGTGTTTGGCGCGGTACAGCCGTCGGTCGGCCAGCGCCAGCAGGCTGGCCGCGTTCCCCGCCTCGCCCGACAGGGCCGCGCCGATGCTGACCGTCACGCGCGGCAGCGGCTGTGGAGGTTTCTGCTCGGCCAGCGCCTGCTGAATCCGCCGGCCGATCTGCTTCAGGGCAGTGGGGTCGCCGTGCGTGATCAACAGCACGAATTCCTCCCCGCCCCAGCGGGCCACCAGATCTTCGGCGCGGGCACAGGTCCGCAGGGTGCGGCCCAGATTCACCAGCACCTGATCACCGACCTCATGCCCATGGGTGTCGTTGACGGTCTTGAACAGGTCGATGTCGACGATCAGCACCCCGATGGACGTGGCCGCCCTGTCTGTTTCCCCGGCCACGTCCTGGCCGAGGTAGTGTTCTTCGAGTCGCTGCTCCAGCGAGCGGCGGTTGGGCAGCCCGGTCAGGGCGTCGGTCAGGGCCAGATCCGCGTACAGCGCCGTGCGGGACAGCTCCTGCTGCAGCTGCCGCCCGGTCACGGCCATCTGCCCGATCAGGAACAGCAGGAAGCCGGTGTACAGCAGCGGCACCGGATCGGCCAGCCCAGGGCCACCCGGTCCCCAGTCGCCCAGCCCCTGCCGCAGCACCAGGGCGATCAGCGCCGCGTACAGCAGGCCACCCCGCACCGCCGCCTGTTTCAGGGGCAACAGGCCGAACCAGACGACGAAAAACAGCAGTACAGTCAGCGACTCCCGCGCCCCCAGGGCCAGACTGCGCGCGTAGAAATCCCACAGAAAGTAAGTGGCCCCGATGTTCGCGCACCACACCACCAGCACGTCCAGCCGGTGTGCCGAGACCCGGCGGCTCAGGACGGCAGGCAGCAGCGCGGCGCTCAGAACCGCCACCGCCGCGGCCCGCCAGTTGCCCTGCGGCAGTTCCCCGACGGCGATGGCCGCGTGGACCGCCACCGAACATGCACACAGCACCAGGTAGCCTCGCCGGCGCATGGCCTCGAGCCTCTGTTCGCGCAGGGCGTGCTCCGGCATGGCCCCATCCTAGGTGGGCGGTTGATGGACCGCTACTGGATTTGACACACACGTTTCTCTCATTCTTCTGGTGCGGCTCCCACCCTTCAGGACAGCTGACGTTCCCAGGTCACCCACATGCGCTCCACGCGGTAGCCCAGCCGGGTGTTGACCCGCAGCATCGGCAGGTTCAGCACCGTGCCGCCGGTTCCGGCGTGGGTGTGGCCTGCGGTCCTGGCCCATTCCAGCGCGTGGGCCTTGACCAGCGTGGCCAGCCCTCGGGCGCGGTGGTCCGGGTGGGTCACCGTAGACTCGCTTTCCACTTCAGCGCCTTCCGGCGTCAATCGGGTCAGCGCCACGATCTCGCCGCGCCAGCGCACCACGAAAACCGTTTCTTCCCGCACGATCATCTCGCGCAGCCCGGCGGCGCTCAGGGGGTCAGGTGTGGTGGTGGGGTTGCGCGGGGCGTCGGCCAGCCCACGCTGATGCAGGGCGGACAGGGCGGCCCAGTCGGCGTCCGGCGCGTCGTTGGCAAGCTGCTCGGTCTCGTAGCCCTTCAGGAAAAGGCGTTCTTCCAGCGGTTGAAAGGCCGCAAAATCGAAGCTAATCAGGTCCAGATGGGCGCCCCAGGACTGCCACGCATTGCGGAAGCCTGCTGCGGAAAAGAACTCCATCTGCTCGCCGAAATCCTCGCGCGTGACGCCCAGCAGCCGCGAGAAGCCGGGCGGCAGGGCGGCCAGATGTGCCAGATACAGCGGCGTGAAGGCGGCCCCGGCGCCGGCCAGATCCAGCCGCAGGGCGTCCGGCGTGGCCTCCCCAAACGGTGACAGGTGGGCGGTGGCGACGATCTCCGCGCCCTGGAGCGCCACCAGACGGAGACGCTGTGGATCGGCGCTTTCCCGGAAGTGTTCCGGCCGGTACGTCCAGTGGCCGCGCACGCTGTCTGTGACGAGGCGGGCGACGGTGGGAGCATCGGCGTTCTGGAAGGGACGTACTGTGAAAGTGCCTGCTGCACTGTGGTCGTGGGTTTCGCTCATGGCATCATCCTGAGCCGTCGGCCCGGCCAGGGGCGAATCTTCCTGCTACGCCAAATGGCGCATTTCCTGCATATGCGGCGGGCGAATACTGGGGATTGCCTCCACTCGACGCCAGGGGCTGGTATCCAACGGGATTCATACTCAGCCTCCATACACAGACACACTTGACACGATTACGCTTGTGGCGTATTCTGTTGCTACCGGAACGGGAGCGCCGATGGTGTGTTCGCAGTCCAGACCGGAGGAAGCGTGGACTTCCTCAGTTCCAAAGATCAGAGCATTGCCAGAACAAGCCGCGTCCCTGCCAAGTGTGGGGGCGCGGCTTCGTCGTGGGCCGCCGGAAAGGCGGGAAGGTGACGCCCGCCGCATTAGGCATGATGGCCTATCCCCATTTCCCTCCGGTGCATTCCCTGCTACGCTCCTGACATCACCGAAAAAGGAGGTGCGCTTATGACTGAAATCAACATGACCGATGTTCCGAAGGCCCAACGCACAGGATTGCTCATCCCCGCAAATCGGAGTCATTTTGCTGAACCACGTCATACTGCCGCCTCTGACCTCGGATTCACCCTGGTCTAGAACGCCGAGGCACCCATGAGCGCCCGCTGGCTCGACGCAGAGCTGGACGGCGCGGACGTTACGCCAGAGCGCCGCAGCAAGCCTAAAAAGAAGAAGCTGCTGGGCCGCCGCAAATTGGACGATCTGACGGCCGCTGACCCGGAGAACATTGCCGACGACACCATTCGCCGGCTGATCGACAGCGGACACATCACCGAAATTGTCGCCGAACTCAAGAGCGGCAAGGAGGCCACCGCCTACGTGGCCCGTGGCCCGCGCGGCCCTGTGCTGGTCAAGCTGTACCGCGAACTGGAAGCGCGCAGTTTCAAGAACGACGCCGTGTACCGCGAGGGTCAGGTGGTGCTGGACGAACGCGCCGCCCGCGCCATGACGGGCCGCAGCCGCAAGGGGCTGGAAATGCTTCAGGGCATGTGGGTCAGCGCCGAGTACGCCCATCTGTGGACGCTGTGGCGGGCAGGGCTGAACGTGCCTGAACCGCTGGTCGGTCCCCTGCCCTTCGACTACGACGCCACCGTGCCCGCCGTGTTAATGCGGCTGATCGGCACCGAGGACAGCGTGGCCCCGCGCCTGAGCGACGCTCGCCTGACCCCCGCCGAAGCGCAGAGCGCGTGGCAACAATCCGTGCAGGGCCTGGCCGATCTGCTGCGGCTGGGCTACGCGCACGGCGACTACAGCACCTACAACCTGCTGTGGTGGGAGAACACCGTGATCATGATCGACTTTCCGCAACTGACCACCCGCCAGAACTCCAACTTCTCCGAACTGCTGCGCCGTGACGCCCAGAGCCTCGCCACCAGCTTCCGCAAACACGGCCTACAGACAGACGGCGAGACCACGTTGCGCGAGGTTCAGCGGCTGGCCCGCGGCAAGGGGCCGGAACCCCGGATCGTGCTGCCGTGAATATCCCTGAAATCTCTGCCTACCTGAGCCGTGCCCGGCGTGACCTGTGGGCCGTGCTGGAAGGGGTGCCGGACGAGGTGCTGTCCAGGTCCATGTTGGACGGCCCGCGCTTTCACTGCATCAAGGACCTGATCCTGCATATTCCTATGGTCGAGGACTCCTGGATTCACGAGGATTTCCTGCGCGACACCCCCATCTGGGCCGCGTATCCGGCCCTGGAGCAGGCGGGCGACGGCCCCTTTTTCGCAAAATTTCCTCTGGTCACCCTGCTGGACTACTGGAAAGCCGTGGAGGCCAGCACCCAGCGCTATCTCCCGGCCCTGTCTGCGCCCGAGCTGGGGCGCATGGTGACGCTGGGCGGTTCAGACGGCAAAGATGCTGCTGCGCTGGACGGCCTGGTGTGGCACGTCCTGATTCACGAGATGCGCCACACCGCCCAGATCGGCGTGATGCTGCGGATCTCGGGCATCAAGCCGCCGTTCCTGGACCTGCTGAACTATCTGCCGATCACGTCAAGGTAAGCAGCCGCGTTTTGAAACGCCCGCTGACCTCTGATACGGATTCCGTTTATTTCGTGTAGAAATCGGGACAGCTCCGATGTCC
Coding sequences within it:
- a CDS encoding SCO family protein translates to MTELPASSEIQSAPAPRPWYVSALLAVVAVALLLGAAWLFARVRSPFPFYGTAYSGNTAAAGFSGTDQDGRPYAFVPGQGDKVTALFFGFTHCPNICPLTLAYLDKVKAALPEDERERFQTVLVSVDPARDSPERLKEYVEYFGKATGVRVPEPALAEVARDYGVGYQRVEVKGADYQMNHTTATYLIDSAGRLRVLWDYTQLPQVDRVVADVRQVLETSP
- a CDS encoding copper chaperone PCu(A)C, giving the protein MSHPTSRRMLIGAAVLTILSLPALAQHTAHSASKPSATTQKSTVQKSTGTLPLRAVNATVVAVPPMVKETSVFGTLLNSGKTPVVLNGVRTTVADHGMLMVTTKSSGGMQGMNMTETLTIPAGGRLVLSDTGDHLMLMKLKRALKVNETLTLTLTSTDGRTFTFKATVKKP
- a CDS encoding sensor domain-containing diguanylate cyclase — encoded protein: MPEHALREQRLEAMRRRGYLVLCACSVAVHAAIAVGELPQGNWRAAAVAVLSAALLPAVLSRRVSAHRLDVLVVWCANIGATYFLWDFYARSLALGARESLTVLLFFVVWFGLLPLKQAAVRGGLLYAALIALVLRQGLGDWGPGGPGLADPVPLLYTGFLLFLIGQMAVTGRQLQQELSRTALYADLALTDALTGLPNRRSLEQRLEEHYLGQDVAGETDRAATSIGVLIVDIDLFKTVNDTHGHEVGDQVLVNLGRTLRTCARAEDLVARWGGEEFVLLITHGDPTALKQIGRRIQQALAEQKPPQPLPRVTVSIGAALSGEAGNAASLLALADRRLYRAKHAGRNRMNMDDLRREAGAAGLRGEIPVAHTQVLDVPGPG
- a CDS encoding GNAT family N-acetyltransferase, whose amino-acid sequence is MSETHDHSAAGTFTVRPFQNADAPTVARLVTDSVRGHWTYRPEHFRESADPQRLRLVALQGAEIVATAHLSPFGEATPDALRLDLAGAGAAFTPLYLAHLAALPPGFSRLLGVTREDFGEQMEFFSAAGFRNAWQSWGAHLDLISFDFAAFQPLEERLFLKGYETEQLANDAPDADWAALSALHQRGLADAPRNPTTTPDPLSAAGLREMIVREETVFVVRWRGEIVALTRLTPEGAEVESESTVTHPDHRARGLATLVKAHALEWARTAGHTHAGTGGTVLNLPMLRVNTRLGYRVERMWVTWERQLS
- a CDS encoding RIO1 family regulatory kinase/ATPase; this encodes MSARWLDAELDGADVTPERRSKPKKKKLLGRRKLDDLTAADPENIADDTIRRLIDSGHITEIVAELKSGKEATAYVARGPRGPVLVKLYRELEARSFKNDAVYREGQVVLDERAARAMTGRSRKGLEMLQGMWVSAEYAHLWTLWRAGLNVPEPLVGPLPFDYDATVPAVLMRLIGTEDSVAPRLSDARLTPAEAQSAWQQSVQGLADLLRLGYAHGDYSTYNLLWWENTVIMIDFPQLTTRQNSNFSELLRRDAQSLATSFRKHGLQTDGETTLREVQRLARGKGPEPRIVLP
- a CDS encoding DinB family protein; translated protein: MNIPEISAYLSRARRDLWAVLEGVPDEVLSRSMLDGPRFHCIKDLILHIPMVEDSWIHEDFLRDTPIWAAYPALEQAGDGPFFAKFPLVTLLDYWKAVEASTQRYLPALSAPELGRMVTLGGSDGKDAAALDGLVWHVLIHEMRHTAQIGVMLRISGIKPPFLDLLNYLPITSR